The Micromonospora sp. Llam0 genome includes a window with the following:
- a CDS encoding MarR family winged helix-turn-helix transcriptional regulator: MGAGVWGTRPSGRSAVVAEIIRQLRSYTVDAGHVGHAFAALHDLHATDLQALIAVMDAEQTGVPITPGGLGAHLNLTSGSVTALVDRLERAGHLYRDRDPDDRRKVRLRYAAEGAALAREFFAPLGRRTDAVMADFTDDELETVRRFLVAMGESTRAHRDEVRAAARDGGRGR, translated from the coding sequence GTGGGCGCCGGTGTATGGGGGACCCGGCCGAGCGGTCGGTCAGCGGTGGTGGCGGAGATCATCCGCCAGCTGCGCAGCTACACCGTCGACGCCGGCCACGTCGGTCACGCCTTCGCCGCACTGCACGACCTGCACGCCACCGACCTGCAGGCGCTGATCGCGGTGATGGACGCCGAGCAGACCGGGGTTCCGATCACCCCGGGCGGCCTGGGCGCACACCTCAACCTGACGTCCGGCTCGGTCACCGCACTGGTGGACCGGCTGGAGCGGGCCGGACACCTGTACCGCGACCGGGACCCGGACGACCGGCGCAAGGTCCGGCTGCGGTACGCGGCCGAGGGCGCCGCCCTGGCCCGTGAGTTCTTCGCCCCGCTGGGCCGGCGTACCGACGCCGTGATGGCCGACTTCACCGACGACGAGTTGGAGACGGTCCGCCGGTTCCTGGTCGCGATGGGCGAGTCCACCCGGGCGCACCGCGACGAGGTGCGCGCCGCCGCCCGGGACGGCGGCCGTGGGCGCTGA
- a CDS encoding CocE/NonD family hydrolase produces MRWLGVPVLRRLGAGGPWRVRIRRDLAVRTRDGLRLRTDHYRPVGAGTAPTVLIRTPYGRGGPVRLLGLLFARRGWHCVVQSCRGTFGSDGDFEPLLHERADGLDTLEWLRRQPWYDGRLGTFGISYQGFGQWATAAHAGDDLRAMVAVVTAAQTRDSTYAGGGFSLDTVLTWAELMSAQQVPWLTRQRELRRGLPRLTAGLAHLPLAEADRVATGATVPFFQEWLTQHRPAAPYWLPRTFHREVAQVRAPVSMVTGWHDIFLPAQLADYAALRAAGRRPRLTVGPWTHGSPGLFVTAYREAAAFFAARFGAGPGGSGGPGASGAPTRGSGGPSGHRPVRVHVAGAGWRDLADWPPPVTTTGWYLWPGARLDRAVPPRSAPDRHRYDPAAPTPAVGGPMLIAQHAGVRDNRQLEARPDVLTYTSGPLDRPVELIGPVTAEVYVRCSVAYFDVFVRLCRVDRRGRSWNICDGLSRVDGATDGEAVRVPVTLWPTACRLSAGERLRVQVSGGAHPRWARNPGSGEPLGTAARLRSSQRWIFHDPQRPSVVWLPVAL; encoded by the coding sequence CTGCGGTGGTTGGGGGTCCCAGTCCTGCGGCGGCTCGGCGCCGGGGGTCCGTGGCGGGTCCGGATCCGGCGCGACCTCGCCGTGCGGACCCGCGACGGGCTGCGGCTGCGGACCGACCACTATCGGCCGGTGGGCGCGGGCACCGCGCCGACCGTGCTGATCCGGACCCCGTACGGTCGGGGCGGTCCGGTCCGGCTGCTCGGTCTGCTGTTCGCCCGCCGTGGCTGGCACTGCGTCGTCCAGTCCTGCCGGGGCACGTTCGGATCCGACGGCGACTTCGAGCCGCTGCTGCACGAGCGGGCCGATGGGCTGGACACGCTGGAGTGGCTGCGCCGGCAACCCTGGTACGACGGGCGGCTCGGCACCTTCGGCATCTCATATCAGGGCTTCGGGCAGTGGGCCACGGCCGCCCACGCCGGCGACGACCTGCGGGCGATGGTCGCGGTGGTCACCGCCGCGCAGACCCGCGACTCCACGTACGCCGGCGGGGGGTTTTCGCTGGACACGGTGCTGACCTGGGCGGAGCTGATGTCGGCCCAGCAGGTGCCGTGGCTGACCCGCCAGCGTGAGCTACGTCGTGGCCTGCCCCGGCTGACCGCCGGCCTGGCGCACCTGCCACTGGCCGAGGCCGACCGGGTCGCGACCGGCGCCACCGTGCCGTTCTTCCAGGAGTGGCTCACCCAGCACCGTCCGGCGGCACCCTACTGGTTGCCCCGTACCTTCCACCGGGAGGTCGCTCAGGTCCGGGCCCCGGTGTCGATGGTGACCGGTTGGCATGACATCTTCCTGCCGGCTCAGCTGGCCGACTACGCGGCGTTGCGGGCGGCGGGCCGGCGGCCCCGACTCACCGTCGGGCCGTGGACGCACGGCAGCCCCGGGCTGTTCGTCACGGCGTACCGGGAGGCGGCGGCGTTCTTCGCGGCCCGTTTCGGCGCGGGGCCCGGCGGGTCCGGCGGACCCGGCGCGTCCGGGGCGCCGACGCGGGGCAGCGGTGGGCCGTCCGGGCACCGGCCGGTACGGGTGCACGTCGCCGGGGCCGGCTGGCGTGACCTCGCCGACTGGCCGCCGCCGGTGACGACCACCGGGTGGTACCTGTGGCCCGGCGCTCGGTTGGACCGGGCGGTACCGCCCCGGTCGGCGCCGGACCGGCACCGCTACGACCCGGCGGCACCGACGCCGGCGGTGGGCGGGCCGATGCTGATCGCCCAGCACGCCGGGGTGCGCGACAATCGGCAGTTGGAGGCCCGCCCGGATGTGCTGACCTACACGAGCGGGCCACTGGACCGGCCGGTGGAGCTGATCGGCCCGGTGACGGCCGAGGTGTACGTCCGCTGCAGCGTCGCGTACTTCGACGTGTTCGTGCGGCTGTGCCGGGTCGACCGGCGCGGCAGGTCCTGGAACATCTGCGATGGACTGTCCCGCGTGGATGGTGCGACGGACGGCGAGGCGGTCCGGGTGCCGGTGACCCTCTGGCCGACTGCCTGCCGGCTGTCGGCGGGGGAACGGTTACGGGTGCAGGTCAGCGGTGGCGCGCATCCGCGGTGGGCGAGGAACCCGGGCTCCGGCGAGCCGCTGGGTACCGCCGCCCGGCTACGGAGCAGCCAACGGTGGATCTTCCACGATCCGCAGCGGCCGTCGGTGGTCTGGCTGCCAGTCGCACTGTGA